In Cryptomeria japonica chromosome 5, Sugi_1.0, whole genome shotgun sequence, the genomic window CACCTGCAAACAGTATTCCCAAATTTTAAACATAACACACAATGTGTTTGAAATTCCTCCATTAATCATTTGATGAATGTTCACTGTATCTACAGTATCCAACGACTTGCTTGCTGGTTAACTTACTAAATCGAATTAAATCTGGCAATTGGGTAGATGGTATAAACCCAACTCAGATGTATAAACATAAACAACTGTTTGAATTTTAAGCTGGATGGTGTTAAGAGTATGTCCATTGAATAGAAGTGAGGGGCGAGTATTAAGCAAATCACAGACCAAAAAAATGATTACTGGAATATAAACATAGGTGCTTCAATGGATGGATGGGGATACCTGAAGGAGACGAGAGACCAGGTGAGGCCAATGAGGCTGGAATAAGTGTTGGGATTGCGAATGAGTTTTCTCCACACCATGATGAGGATAAGGCGCGTCATTACACTGGCAGGAGGCATCAGCTTCGTATTCTGCGCATCATGGCTCTTGGGGTGAAGCTCTGCAGTTGAACTTGACCCAAATTTGGACAGCCTCGGTTCTTCTTTCTCCCGAGATAAGCCTTCCTCTGCCTTATTCCCGAAACTGAAATCTTCTTCACGCCCATACTCCTCATATAATACGTCTCTCCGCTCTGCTGGACCTGCAAACagggatagagagaaagagagattgattTCTCTGAGCCGTCAGCCAATACAGAgattatgaaaaacacataaacaaGATTGACTTCTTCCCTCTCACCTTTGAGTATGCCGTTGTGGGAAAGGGCCTGGTCACGAGCAGGGGAAATGGTCTGTTTTACTTCCTTGGCGGGGTAATCCAGCTTGTTGGTATTGTCAGGAGAAGCACTGGAGCTCCAGACGAACATGTGAGCATCCTTGTCATGAACATGGACCTCTTGGTTTTCATTGATTTTCGGCTGACAGAACTTGGGATCAGCACTAGTTTTCTTAGCAGCCCTGGCGGTGGTGTTGGGGGAGAACATTCCTGGATTGGGTGCAGGATAGCCGGCCTGATTCTGGTTCGCCTCCGCTCCCACGCCTCGGGAACCGTAAGGGGGCAGGGCTCCGGTGCCGGGCGGATACATTCCAAACCGCGCAGTAGTAGCAGCACCCGCCGCCGCCGCCGCCGTTTTGCTGTATGGATTATAATAGTCGGCCGAACTTTCGTCTTCGAAGTTGGAAGGACGAGGGGTCGGGCCGCGGGAGGAATGGAGCGAATAGACATCGGAAGTGGCTAGATTGGAGGGACGGGGACTGGCGTTTTTGGGAGCAGTGGAGGAATTGAACATGGAATAGAAATCGGTGTGGTTGAAGCTGGATCCCCTGGGAGTGGGGTTGCGAGAGCTGTGGAGGGAATAGATCTCGGCGCCCGTGAGATTGGATGGGCGGGGTGTGAGGGAGGGGAGAGAGGGCAGCCCCTGAGACCGACGCGACGATATGACAGAGCGAGACGATGTCGACTTGCGTACCGTAACGTGGAGTTTGCCGTCTTCACCGACTTGGGCTTCCGTCTGCAGTGGCTCTCGACCATCGAGCGAGACGACGTCGGAGTCGACCTTGAATGAAACAATGGAGGCCGCGGTGTCGGGGAACTGATCCATGATGAGCATTTTGGCCCCCCTGTACTCGAACATGAAGAGCATGAGCGTATACCAGATTATGCACTGCAACACCACGATTTGCACCATGAGGCTCCCGGAGAAGTCCCCGTACATGCCTTTGAGCAGAGGAATTCCCATGACAAGCGTGTTGGgcagagaggagagagagaagagcGTGATCATCCACTCCAGGCTGCCCCGCCGGCTCACCTTGGCCCACAATCCCAGCACCACCAGCACTATGATTTTCTGCAGACTGTCCGCCGCGATGAAACGCATGTTCATCTTGAAGGGGTTGTTGGTCGAAATGAAGTGGAAAGACAACAATGGCACCGCGAACAGAGCCACGAAGCGGTTGATTCCTGAGCACTGGTCCGGAGTGAAGATCTTCCACCATTTCACGGACCCGTAGGCCAGAATCATGGCCACATACAGCGGCACAACCGCCGTCATCACATGATACAAATCTGCCCCCGTAATCATTCTTCTCAACTGATTTTCTGCTGCTGCTGCACCAATCTACCCACACTACACCTGCCTATACTCTACTAACCTCTGCTCAAACTTAGCACTCTGCTTTTCTACATAACTGAAGTCATGTTTGGGCTTTGGACAGCGAACTAAACGGCTCCAAATTCAACCCATCTTCAGCTATCACCGGGAAACGAATCAAACCACACAAAAAAATTAGCTTCGCCGAAGGAACTATGCAGAACCAAATTCCCACGCAGACTTCTCTTTTTCCTCCCTGGCAATCCTCTTTACTAGAACTAAGTGAAAATCGAGAAACCAATAACTAGGGGCTCTCGAAAGCGTTAGTTTCGACAGCTTACTTACTTATCGACTGAAGCATGGTGAGTGGTGCAAGAAAGAGTCTAGACTGCAGTTGCAGTTGCAGTTGGACTGACCACTTTCGGTACTGGCTAATTCTCGATTCTAATGCATTGCGAGGCAGAAGAAACCGAACGGAATTAGAGCAGCCAAAAAGATGGTGTAAAGCGACTGGAATGGCAAAAATGACATTGGCAGCAAGAAGCTCTGTGCTGTGTTTCCTTGTTTCTGGCAAACAGAGGAGGAGATCACGCCGGTCCGACGATCATCCGCAGAGGAGGAGCCTTTTCTCCCCACCAATCACCCAACTTTTTACAGCCCACCACCCAATACTCTTAAACGTTACAAAAACCGGCCATATGTCCATCCGTAGGCCCTGTTTTAAATCGGAGTTGAGAATGTTGATGGCTCATGCCTCATGGGTCTAATTATTCCCCCCAGCGTGCCTATTCTACTTCTACGATGAGATATGATCTCCTCACATGCATGTCTGAATCAATCATCCGTGTCTGCTATCATCATAACTCAACCCCACACCGGCCCACACTCCATAGTCTACTCAACTCAATgcccaatgcccaatgcccaatgcccaataCCATCCATACATATTAGCCCTTAGACGCCTAAAAGCCTAATAAACAAACTACCTTATAGACCACAGCTGACAATCTGGGCAGCTGGCAGCGGTTGTCGAAGAATCTTTGATTGCGCATGCACTGAGCGGAAGCGTGGAGGAGCCATTTAAGGCGGCGCCGCTCATTCCCAAATGCCCATTGCAGGCTCTGTAACTAAACTAGTTgaagttgaagaagaagagaataaTTGCCTAGGTTGGGCATCATTCCATTCCATGGCAGACGACAAGGTGGGCAGTCCCTGGTGGCGGGCGGCTGTCCCCGATGGTAATGGCGATGGCTATGGCTATGGCTATGGCTGGCGTGATTCGTTTGCCTTGCAAACAGGGCTTCCCCGCTCGTGCTCTCTTTTTAACTCCCTCCAACCTCTTTTTAAATGATTTGGGTTAATGAGATTTTTTATTGGGATTCCATGCAGGGGGGACAAGCTGTGTTCTTCGCTTTTAATCACCTCATAATTTATATTCTTGGTGCCacaaaatcccaaagggatattaaAATCAGTGCAACGTGCTTTGGTTGCGGTTTGGCGACAGTGAAAAGATATTTGA contains:
- the LOC131064888 gene encoding probable auxin efflux carrier component 1b, whose protein sequence is MITGADLYHVMTAVVPLYVAMILAYGSVKWWKIFTPDQCSGINRFVALFAVPLLSFHFISTNNPFKMNMRFIAADSLQKIIVLVVLGLWAKVSRRGSLEWMITLFSLSSLPNTLVMGIPLLKGMYGDFSGSLMVQIVVLQCIIWYTLMLFMFEYRGAKMLIMDQFPDTAASIVSFKVDSDVVSLDGREPLQTEAQVGEDGKLHVTVRKSTSSRSVISSRRSQGLPSLPSLTPRPSNLTGAEIYSLHSSRNPTPRGSSFNHTDFYSMFNSSTAPKNASPRPSNLATSDVYSLHSSRGPTPRPSNFEDESSADYYNPYSKTAAAAAGAATTARFGMYPPGTGALPPYGSRGVGAEANQNQAGYPAPNPGMFSPNTTARAAKKTSADPKFCQPKINENQEVHVHDKDAHMFVWSSSASPDNTNKLDYPAKEVKQTISPARDQALSHNGILKGPAERRDVLYEEYGREEDFSFGNKAEEGLSREKEEPRLSKFGSSSTAELHPKSHDAQNTKLMPPASVMTRLILIMVWRKLIRNPNTYSSLIGLTWSLVSFRWHVEMPAIISESIKILSDAGLGMAMFSLGLFMALQPKIIACGNSVATFAMAVRFLSGPAIMALASLAIGLRGVLLRVAIVQAALPQGIVPFVFAKEYGVHPDILSTGVIFGMLIALPITLAYYILLELV